Within Lagopus muta isolate bLagMut1 chromosome 1, bLagMut1 primary, whole genome shotgun sequence, the genomic segment gaatacAGAAAAGAATCCTCCAGATCTACAGGCCCATATGAACTCCTTCCTCTGCAATCAGCCTGGCTTTAGAGTTTGGGGTATCATTCAGATCACCAGGATTTGCTTTGGGTTTTCTGGATATCTAAGCCAAAACTTAGGATCCCGGGGAGGTGCTGTGGCTTAAAATTCTCTTGCTTTTGCATAGAAATGTTCAATAAGCAGTTCTCAGAATCAGATAACAATGAATTTTAACTCTGAGGCCCCATACAAATAATGAATATTCCAGATATTCTAGGCAATGCTAGGCAGAACTGGGAAAAAGAGCTTCTTGTCCTCTTTTCATAGTGactctgttttgaaaaatacttgGAACCAAAACTATACGTGTTTCAACATGCTGtggaatttaattttcttgaataacaaattttaaaaagtttaggAAGAAGGGGGTTCAGTGTAAGTGAAACTATTGTTGTAATAAGGCTCAAACTAGAAAAGAGGTTGATTCTCACCTTCTCCACCTGCTGTGGTAGAACTAGAGTCTGGTTTTCAAAAACAGTTTTAGAAACTCAAATATTAAGAAGCAGATGTTAAAAGAATATTATAACATAGCTAATAatcccacaaaacaaaacaaacaaacaaacaaacaaatctgtgTACGAGAAGTTACACTGCACAAATGATCAGCACACATGCATTTCATCATTTTGCCTACATGCACAAGTTCTGAGTCAGAAGTAATCACTGAAACATGCTACTTTTGCCAAGCACTACCTACTTTGCTCTGCTATTAATATCGCTTGTGATGCAAGAACTCCCACCCATTTCTGAGAACAGTGCAGGCAGTCTGATAACTCACAGGCTTCAAGCTGCCCTTATAAAGTTGTTCCACTTTTGCATACTTCCTCATACTGCGAGTTTCTCTGCAAAGATGAAGCAGCTTGTTTACTTAGTCTTGCTTAAGACAGCTCTCCTGGCTTTAACAAATGTGTTTGCAGTtattttagaagaagaaaaggatgctaaggaagaaaaaactacCAGTACTTGCCCTATAAAGCTCAAAACTAATGGGAATTGTGATGAAGGAGAGGACTGTCCGTATCAGATAAATCTGCCGCCAATGACCATCCAGCTACCCAAACAATTCAGACTGATTGAGAAGACTCTCAAGGAAGTACAGACCCTTAAAGAAGCAGTAAACAAGCTGAAGAAGTGCTGCCAAGACTGCAAGCTGCAGGCAGATGACAACCAAGAAAGAGACAGAAGTAATGAATTCCTTCCACCTAATGCAGAAACTCCAGCAGAAATCCAAGATAACAGAGTAAAGGaactgcaaagcaaagtgaaCAGAATGGCAACCAGtctaaaaaatgcaaagaaccAGATTCAGACACTGCAGGGCCGTTTAGAGAAGATGAGCCTTGTGAATATGAACAATGTAGAACATTATGTAGACAGCAAAGTTGCTAATTTGACGTTTGTTGTGAACAGTCTTGATAACAAGTGCTCTTCTCAATGTCCAGCAATGCAGCCAAGCCCTGGTACGTAACCTGTTTGTTCTTACTGCCTGCGACATAagctttctgtgcattttacaAATACTaggtaaagaaattaaatatatgcTAGTCAAGTATCTGTGCTTCTAACTTTACAACATAAGTATTTGCCCATTTACAGTTTGTTTATATTCCTGTGCAACTTTCCACCTGCCAGCAGAGGGTTACTGAGAGTTGCAGGTGTTCAGTTCCTGCTGTGGCTGTTCCTTATTACGGAACCTAAATCACAACATTTTAAAggacattttttcccccattctaATAAGCAATCATGAGAAATGAAGGCATTCGTTTACACCATTCATGAAGGATATTAAATATCAGTGAActatctgtattttctctttggCTGTCGGGGGCAAATTTCCTCCTTAGGTATGCCTGACAGTGCtgcatgtttttttcagtgtgaaactGCAGCTATTCTGAAATAGTCTACAAGTCCATTATTAAATATCAAGTGGATCTAGTAAAATGTTTAGTTCTTAAGAGATGGATAATTAAGTTTTCTAACGTCACAGCAAATATCAGAAAGGCTTCACTAAAAAGCTTATTAACTATACTTTTCAAGTGGGTAATATGTATACCCCCATTTTAATGCGTAACCTTTAGTATGACTCCAATATTTAAGtaatataaaatagaaaacacaaAGTGTTAACACTGacaagtgctttttctttcacttcttacctgttctaattaaaataaagaatagtATGTCTTCCTGATGTTCACCATTCATAAAGTATggccaaaatattttttgcaaattCATGTAGTTTTTCTATAACATATAAGAACTTTTGCAAACAAGAAATATCCACAATATTATAAGTGTATTCTAGCACCTAGATATCATACATGTGAAGACAGGGGTCTCTACAGGCAAAATAGAGAAATAACAGAATGCACTTCAGTTTTTAAACCCCTGTGGTTTAGCATTCCcacttcaaaatgaaactgttcTTCTGTCTGCCCATAAAAAACTGAACAACTGAAAACTGGTACAGTGTGTGTACAGTTGAAATTCccaaaagagcaaaaagagcAAATGAATAATAACAAAGGTAATGCTTTGACTGTATCAACAATCAGCTTCAAACAGATACAAATCAGTATAAATTAATTACTGCAATTCAGATATAAAGCATTCACAGAAAGAATGAGTGGTATCTAGTCTGTTGATAATGGGCAATGAATCACATTCAGGCACAGTAGCTCTTGATGGGCTGAATTCATTTTAGATGTTTCTTAGTGAGCTGTTGGGTACtattcacagcacagcacacaatCATGTAGATGTTCCTTTCGTTCTACAGCAACTGATGTGATAGAAAACTAGCTACAACTTTTTCCCACATAAAATTTTTTCCTACCTCTTCTGAAAATTGCaacaaagctttatttaaatGGGAGTTGAATTGGATTATAAAgtgcatttcagctgaaatgaaTGCTCCCTGTCAGTATCTGCTCTGAAACTTAGTACAGTAAAGACCTTAcacaagtgaaataaatgagaatcaGTGTCTAAATGGTTTTGACTCAGAACTGACAGATGGAAAGATCTCTATCATTTCTTTAGGAACAAGGAATTATAGTACAATGCATTCTGAACACTACTGAACACAATGTCATTACTAAGTAGAtcaaaaaaggatttttactCTGCAGGAAGCATCTGGgggtgtttttcttctgaataaaaTGTAGCATtgagaaggggaaaaactgtGTTAATGGCAGATGCCAAACCTTTTTCCTTACTTTAAGGCCAGTAGTGCCCCATACACAGGAAAGCACTTAACTTTTCTAGCTTCATCTTTCTAGGAATTTGTAGTATTACTACAATAGATGAGATAATTCTATAATATTTCTCCTGCTTCCTTAATTATTGTAATATTAACACATGAAAGATTCCTAATGATGCAATGTTCTGAATCAAACTGTGGCTATTGAAAAACAGCCTGCTTAAAGTTATTCCCATATGAACAAAGATTTTCTCTGACACACTGCCAGATAAAGATTTGAATTATAGACACAGAGTGATGCTGTACAGtgaaatattacaaaaaaataaaaataaaaataaaaagagcaagATTTAGAAATATGAAGAAACTAATATAAATTTATTAGAGATGATgaaaggatgaggaaaagggtagagaaaaggagaaaaatggaacCCAATGGCCAGTTTTgagctaaaaacaaacaacatcatTTAAATAGTTTCTGGTAGTCATTTGATGCAGAGATCCTAGCTGATATCTATTACAGAATAAACTTGATGGAGAAAAAGTTTGTTCCTAGAACTGAAACTGCAGCAACACTATTTCCTATCTAGAAGTCTTTCCAATCCAAAAGACTGAACATATGCTTACACCTCTTCCAAACAGATTTATTGGTCTCCACTCATTAGATGTACTAAAAGTAGATCCAAGTCGAAAATCATGGCAATGTAACAACTTTAGTTAATATTTGGCTTTTCTTATTTAACCATAGCTGTGGAAATAATGAACTTGGTAAGAAAAAGAGCCTATATGAAGAACAGATAACAATAGAGTCTGCACAGCATTTAATATGTTCTGTAGGCCACATCAGTCTGGATaaaatttttgcttgtttttaaattgatgCTGTGTTTAAACTTACaatctttgtgtttttccacCAGTTATACAAGTAATGCAGAGAGACTGTGCAGATCATTATGCAGCAGGCAAAAGGAGCAGTGGTATCTACCCTATTACCCCTGACCCCAGAAACAGCACCTTCCAAGTCTACTGTGACATGGAAACACAGGGAGGTGGCTGGACGGTGCTGCAGCGGCGTCAGGATGGTAGCACTAACTTCAACAGAACGTGGAATGACTACAAACATGGCTTTGGAAACCTCAGCAGGGAGTTTTGGCTGGGGAATGACAAAATTCACCTCCTGACAAAAAGCCAGGAAATGCAGCTGAGAATTGACCTTGAAGATTTCAATGGTATCAAGGAGTATGCCAAATACCAACATTTCTACGTGGCCAACGAGTACCTGAAGTATCGTCTCAGCGTTCACGGCTATAGCGGCACAGCAGGAGATGCTCTCCACTACAGCAGGCACTACAACCATGATCAGAAGTTCTTCACAACTCCTGACAAGGACAATGACAGGTATGCATCAGGGAACTGTGGTGCATTCTACAGCTCTGGCTGGTGGTTCGATGCATGCTTGTCAGCCAACCTCAATGGCAAGTACTACCACAAGAAATACAAAGGTGTTCGCAATGGAATTTTCTGGGGCACGTGGCATGGTATTTCTGATGATACTCCCAGTGGATACAAGCAGTCcttaaaatcagtaaaaataatGATCAGACCCAAAAGTTTTGCACCATAATTTTAAACCTTTTCTTAACAAATTTGCATTGGATTGCACTCAAGATCATACTTGTTCAGTATTATATTCAGAATTCAAATATTCAGTTATATTTGTCATAACATAGTTCTAAACAAAGTAACATATTTCCACATGCATTTCTAGAGATGGTGTTTCCCGTATAACATATGGAAGACAACAATTGTTGCTAAAACTTAGCATAGGTTAAGTTGTGGTATTGTAACCTAAATATTCTAAACATTGCTTTTGGTGCCTTTACTGTATGTGATACATCTTCTACAAATTGTGTCTGAATGAACACCTGCATTTTTACCTGGATATAACTCAGAGGTATTCTGATAACACCCTAATTTGTTAAACGCTTAGTATGAAACATTATAACTTGCATACTGCCCAACACTTTCTACTGTCTTTCCTTCACAACCTCAAAGACGTACTGTGGGAATGTCAAAATAAATTAGGAAAAGTATGATACGTTATTATATTAAAAGGAGAAGAGAATAGAGGCCATGTGATTAGCACaaagacacacagaaaaaagGTTGAGGAATACTTAGACTGTGAATATTTGTCCTAAAACATTATTCCCTTTGTCAAAAACTATTCGAACAAGCTGGTGAAAGAATTGGataaaagcaagtgaaaataaCGCCTAGAGAATGTAATGAAAGACCCTtcatgcttgttttcttctgttcaacCTCAATATCCTTTCCATCTTATGTGGGAGAAATAAATCTCTTG encodes:
- the FGL2 gene encoding fibroleukin, with amino-acid sequence MKQLVYLVLLKTALLALTNVFAVILEEEKDAKEEKTTSTCPIKLKTNGNCDEGEDCPYQINLPPMTIQLPKQFRLIEKTLKEVQTLKEAVNKLKKCCQDCKLQADDNQERDRSNEFLPPNAETPAEIQDNRVKELQSKVNRMATSLKNAKNQIQTLQGRLEKMSLVNMNNVEHYVDSKVANLTFVVNSLDNKCSSQCPAMQPSPVIQVMQRDCADHYAAGKRSSGIYPITPDPRNSTFQVYCDMETQGGGWTVLQRRQDGSTNFNRTWNDYKHGFGNLSREFWLGNDKIHLLTKSQEMQLRIDLEDFNGIKEYAKYQHFYVANEYLKYRLSVHGYSGTAGDALHYSRHYNHDQKFFTTPDKDNDRYASGNCGAFYSSGWWFDACLSANLNGKYYHKKYKGVRNGIFWGTWHGISDDTPSGYKQSLKSVKIMIRPKSFAP